The following proteins come from a genomic window of Pseudomonas putida:
- a CDS encoding CHAT domain-containing protein yields MITELDALGEPNAQAGYYSEAFSAYLEEEYLDSYPRAGPFVDCLVRVAQYKEATGEKELAHAILQTAIAQASVLEGLGYTYRPALVFSAYFEFLERANFEPKRLDQMAQFALFAAGQISPAYSEGDIRSPTSPTSSPRMRAYQALEAVRLRSLFRSGEMSDSVRDEAFVVAQDYQSSIAALAVHRHSEGRVHPRDPAVFTKAEHKAFWEQFDRDTPNSAQLSEFQLKPGQLFLMISPGAGTGAGRIWAQDTQGTVWAALGTDRETLRTDIETLRCSLDVKMCCTFPANSRMGAAYRRLKDAYIAEYNLDSVEDCPLQEEDFEASIAYRVFDEIFADSTIRGMASKAEELIIVPQGELASVPFGALPFERPRAGRGPVAAASTKWLGLEKAIQIYPSVNSYLEADVSEQALDKIRLFGVGDPTLGDNLATGRKVDCTQFTPRSRRDRGESFGDPMRALAPLPGTRCELLAMSKLKGVASNKASRVLLWESATETGLRAASRTKRSMNQAEVLVFATHGLMRGDFGLKKSALVLSRPRLKGPTHSDSFLTLSEIMQLQLKARLAILSACNTGSSGDAAGDALAGFATAFFRAGAESVLLSQWTVRDDVAAFVTPRIVALMMGDPTIKECERGGQADRNAAEAMRMALCEARRSQALVADLPGDWAPFVLVGGRSKL; encoded by the coding sequence GTGATTACTGAGCTTGATGCGCTGGGCGAACCTAATGCGCAGGCAGGTTATTACTCTGAAGCGTTCTCAGCGTATTTGGAGGAAGAGTACCTAGACTCGTACCCGCGTGCTGGACCATTCGTGGACTGCCTTGTCCGGGTGGCCCAATATAAAGAAGCGACCGGCGAGAAGGAGCTGGCGCACGCGATCCTGCAGACCGCGATTGCGCAGGCCAGCGTATTGGAAGGGTTGGGGTACACGTATCGCCCAGCCCTTGTTTTCAGCGCGTACTTTGAATTTTTGGAACGGGCAAATTTCGAGCCCAAGCGGCTGGATCAGATGGCACAGTTTGCCCTGTTCGCAGCTGGGCAAATCAGTCCTGCATACAGTGAGGGCGACATCCGATCGCCAACGTCGCCGACATCCAGCCCGCGAATGAGGGCGTACCAGGCACTTGAAGCGGTACGACTGCGCTCGCTATTCAGGTCAGGTGAAATGTCTGACTCTGTCCGTGATGAAGCGTTTGTTGTAGCACAGGACTATCAATCGTCGATTGCGGCGCTTGCCGTTCACCGACACTCAGAAGGGAGAGTGCACCCGCGTGACCCTGCCGTTTTCACAAAGGCTGAGCACAAGGCGTTTTGGGAGCAGTTCGACCGGGACACGCCAAATAGCGCCCAACTGTCAGAGTTTCAGCTGAAACCTGGGCAGCTCTTTCTCATGATCAGCCCTGGTGCAGGTACAGGTGCCGGGCGCATTTGGGCGCAAGATACGCAGGGAACTGTGTGGGCCGCCCTCGGCACTGACCGCGAGACGTTACGTACAGACATCGAGACCCTTCGTTGCTCCCTGGACGTGAAGATGTGTTGCACGTTCCCTGCTAACTCACGAATGGGGGCTGCGTACCGCCGTCTCAAAGACGCATACATCGCCGAGTACAACCTTGATTCAGTCGAGGACTGCCCGTTACAAGAGGAGGACTTTGAGGCTTCAATAGCTTATCGAGTGTTCGACGAGATATTCGCCGATTCGACAATTCGAGGCATGGCTTCGAAGGCGGAAGAGTTGATCATTGTGCCTCAAGGGGAGTTAGCCTCGGTACCGTTCGGCGCGCTACCTTTTGAACGGCCGAGGGCAGGGCGCGGACCTGTCGCGGCGGCATCAACTAAGTGGTTGGGCTTAGAGAAGGCCATCCAGATCTATCCATCGGTCAACAGCTACTTAGAGGCGGATGTAAGTGAGCAGGCCCTCGACAAAATCCGCCTGTTTGGAGTGGGCGATCCGACCTTGGGTGACAATCTCGCTACAGGGCGTAAAGTCGATTGCACGCAGTTCACTCCCCGTAGCCGACGTGACCGCGGCGAGTCTTTTGGCGATCCGATGCGGGCGCTAGCGCCATTGCCAGGAACCCGGTGCGAGCTGCTGGCCATGTCCAAGCTCAAAGGCGTCGCGTCAAACAAAGCATCCCGTGTTCTCTTATGGGAGAGCGCCACAGAAACTGGGCTACGCGCCGCATCCAGAACCAAACGGTCCATGAACCAAGCGGAGGTTTTGGTATTCGCCACCCATGGGCTCATGCGAGGGGATTTTGGGCTCAAGAAGTCTGCCCTCGTGCTGTCCAGGCCAAGACTTAAAGGACCGACTCATTCAGACAGCTTCCTTACGTTGAGCGAAATCATGCAGCTGCAGCTGAAAGCGAGGCTTGCCATTCTTTCAGCGTGTAACACTGGCTCGAGTGGTGATGCTGCAGGTGATGCCTTGGCCGGCTTCGCCACTGCGTTCTTTCGAGCCGGCGCAGAGTCTGTATTACTGTCTCAGTGGACAGTACGTGATGATGTGGCCGCTTTCGTTACGCCAAGGATAGTTGCGCTAATGATGGGAGATCCCACGATCAAAGAGTGTGAGCGGGGAGGCCAAGCAGACCGCAACGCTGCGGAGGCCATGAGGATGGCGCTTTGCGAGGCTCGGCGCAGCCAGGCGCTGGTTGCCGACTTACCAGGCGATTGGGCCCCTTTCGTGTTGGTCGGAGGGCGTTCCAAGCTATAG
- a CDS encoding S1 family peptidase produces the protein MDFHERGTGFVASPDGLVLSAGHNIPDKSLFDEDGFFIEGYFPAKDQDALSAVDPPVELEVITATQSPYDVSLLRIKNSDTVRPFLRLCDNYKRAGNFDFVVLGYQGGDRILTSNYGPVMAGAGATSSILVQIPLNKGNSGGPIFNELGMVFGIAIGEKTVGSERMQSTSIAVPMSKVMQTLGDASKPLAGVSYDPDCGKQLKPQFTALIESPIKVGREPRPVAAEVITTETIDYSKVVKEIPPPTGYKVVAYKSIKVDQPGVKTEIFVPKDGSKIFVKGTSKEPKLPTSVNANIEVLLEPTSPKNAAPSFRVQTFPYSKTLDTHNIEITSKDFKDTIPAPEGFVFKEFLKIDYVSLNHSPSKGANVQISPDGKALLVSYSLQSGPIYDQWRGWIDAFITAKLEPKP, from the coding sequence GTGGACTTCCATGAGCGCGGTACCGGCTTCGTTGCTTCTCCGGATGGGTTGGTGCTCTCAGCCGGCCACAATATCCCAGATAAATCTCTGTTCGATGAAGATGGCTTCTTCATTGAAGGGTATTTTCCCGCTAAGGATCAGGATGCACTGAGCGCAGTCGATCCGCCGGTTGAGTTGGAGGTGATCACTGCCACTCAATCACCCTACGATGTGTCATTACTACGCATCAAGAACTCAGACACAGTGAGACCCTTTTTGCGTTTATGCGATAACTACAAACGAGCCGGAAATTTCGACTTCGTGGTATTGGGCTACCAGGGTGGAGACCGAATACTAACGAGTAATTACGGACCAGTTATGGCTGGCGCTGGGGCGACATCGAGTATTCTGGTGCAAATACCGTTAAACAAAGGAAATAGTGGTGGTCCAATCTTCAACGAGCTAGGAATGGTATTTGGTATTGCAATTGGTGAAAAAACTGTTGGCTCAGAGCGCATGCAATCAACCTCCATAGCTGTTCCAATGTCAAAAGTTATGCAGACGCTTGGTGATGCCTCAAAACCACTCGCGGGGGTTAGTTACGACCCTGACTGTGGTAAACAGTTGAAGCCACAGTTCACAGCCCTCATTGAATCACCGATCAAGGTGGGCCGGGAGCCACGCCCAGTAGCAGCTGAGGTGATAACCACTGAAACAATCGATTACTCGAAAGTTGTGAAGGAAATACCGCCACCGACAGGTTACAAGGTCGTGGCCTACAAATCGATTAAAGTCGATCAACCAGGGGTTAAAACAGAAATATTCGTTCCAAAGGATGGCTCTAAAATATTTGTGAAAGGGACTAGCAAAGAACCCAAATTGCCAACATCAGTAAACGCAAATATCGAAGTATTGCTGGAGCCGACATCACCAAAAAACGCAGCCCCCAGCTTTCGAGTACAAACCTTCCCTTACTCAAAAACCCTTGATACGCATAACATAGAGATTACATCAAAGGACTTCAAAGACACCATTCCTGCGCCGGAAGGGTTTGTCTTCAAGGAATTCCTGAAAATAGATTACGTAAGCCTCAACCACTCTCCTAGCAAAGGAGCCAATGTTCAAATAAGCCCAGATGGAAAAGCCCTGCTAGTAAGCTACAGCCTCCAAAGTGGGCCCATCTATGATCAATGGCGCGGCTGGATAGATGCTTTCATTACTGCAAAGCTGGAACCGAAACCATAA
- a CDS encoding CHAP domain-containing protein, with translation MSLSRRDILVATCLAAVVPRFVLADGPNWSALAQEDDEAPLIPSSLEAFKDQPSLNQGVLTDYTPMGTQAATSAEERLAREVLKAVPMNCTPIEIALYFHDVGQGKYGEDRKPYITAWPVRWNPVIVEFFKATRLQPSGDTTAWCAAFMNYCLMMASTGKTLPPDASPRTKSAAALSFRDWGKETKSPNPGDIVVFKNMRSQGKGHVGFFLADQGDKVLVLGGNQFEGTPTRHTINRKSLLKDGPVLKLHSYRTEPQLHV, from the coding sequence ATGTCTCTATCACGACGCGACATCTTGGTAGCTACCTGCCTCGCTGCAGTCGTACCACGATTCGTATTGGCAGACGGGCCGAACTGGAGTGCCCTCGCGCAGGAAGACGATGAAGCACCACTCATTCCATCAAGTTTGGAAGCCTTCAAGGATCAGCCGTCCCTCAACCAAGGCGTGCTCACAGACTACACACCGATGGGCACCCAGGCGGCAACGAGCGCGGAAGAGAGACTTGCCCGTGAGGTGCTTAAGGCGGTGCCCATGAATTGTACTCCAATTGAGATCGCTCTGTACTTCCACGACGTGGGTCAAGGCAAGTACGGAGAGGACCGCAAACCCTACATCACTGCTTGGCCGGTACGATGGAACCCAGTGATCGTCGAGTTTTTCAAGGCCACAAGGCTTCAGCCCAGTGGAGACACGACAGCATGGTGCGCGGCGTTCATGAACTACTGCCTCATGATGGCCTCGACTGGCAAAACGCTTCCGCCAGATGCAAGCCCCCGGACCAAGAGTGCTGCTGCGCTTTCATTCAGAGACTGGGGAAAGGAGACAAAATCACCTAACCCGGGTGACATTGTTGTTTTCAAAAACATGAGGTCACAAGGTAAGGGGCACGTCGGTTTTTTTCTGGCTGATCAAGGTGACAAGGTGTTAGTGCTTGGCGGTAATCAGTTTGAGGGGACGCCAACCAGGCATACGATAAACCGGAAGTCGCTCCTCAAGGATGGTCCAGTGCTAAAGCTCCACTCCTATCGAACAGAGCCTCAATTGCATGTTTAG
- a CDS encoding RrF2 family transcriptional regulator → MSLYSAGVEYGIHCLLYLVDERGDTRESSVRDLAQLQGVPQEYLAKVFTKLARAKLVAATEGVRGGFRLARPSDEITVLDIVNAIDGPKKIFDCREIRERCTLFEGSPPGWATEGTCAIHAVMLGAQKRMEEALAQQTILDLARRFGRKAPAEFGQQVSDWIGERREGKGGGDIPVSQV, encoded by the coding sequence ATGTCGCTCTACAGTGCTGGCGTTGAATACGGCATCCATTGCCTGCTGTACCTGGTTGACGAGCGCGGTGATACCCGCGAGTCCAGCGTTCGCGACCTGGCGCAGTTACAGGGGGTGCCGCAGGAATACCTGGCCAAGGTATTCACCAAACTGGCCCGGGCCAAACTGGTGGCAGCGACCGAAGGCGTGCGAGGGGGCTTTCGACTGGCACGGCCGTCGGACGAGATCACCGTGCTGGACATCGTCAATGCTATTGACGGGCCGAAGAAGATCTTCGACTGCCGCGAGATCCGCGAGCGTTGCACGCTGTTCGAAGGCTCACCGCCGGGTTGGGCCACCGAGGGCACCTGTGCGATTCATGCAGTGATGCTGGGGGCGCAGAAGCGGATGGAAGAGGCCCTGGCGCAGCAGACTATCCTCGACCTGGCACGGCGCTTTGGGCGCAAGGCACCGGCGGAGTTCGGCCAGCAGGTCAGTGACTGGATAGGGGAGCGGCGCGAGGGCAAAGGTGGGGGAGATATTCCGGTGAGTCAGGTCTAG
- a CDS encoding GNAT family N-acetyltransferase, translating to MFILSRLDSVPPESFQNQIRELVIHHVGELSSVAIRADNPLYPLYQYGVGMEVHQYLQAMDGTRGLAVELTLALDAEAPDQMLGFALTLPAQDNAQACALAFLAVTPGHRRQGIGRALLADVQARFASVELNAFANQVPWFEARGMQVVAGSGPQVLMSSTGQASGALIGRLDIAPIYQATEVHQIHTYLLNQQGEDAMIEAEQQRDEWLDELTAQARACVRQRKTVH from the coding sequence ATGTTCATTCTGAGCCGCCTCGACAGCGTGCCGCCCGAATCTTTCCAGAACCAGATCCGTGAGCTGGTGATCCACCATGTCGGCGAACTGAGCAGCGTCGCCATTCGTGCCGACAATCCGTTGTACCCGCTGTACCAGTACGGCGTCGGTATGGAAGTGCATCAGTACCTGCAGGCCATGGACGGTACGCGCGGCCTGGCCGTGGAGCTGACCCTGGCACTGGACGCCGAAGCGCCAGACCAGATGCTCGGTTTCGCCCTGACGTTACCGGCCCAGGACAATGCCCAAGCCTGTGCTCTGGCCTTTCTCGCCGTGACGCCTGGGCATCGCCGTCAAGGTATCGGCCGCGCATTGCTGGCCGATGTGCAGGCGCGCTTTGCCAGCGTCGAACTGAACGCCTTTGCCAACCAGGTGCCATGGTTCGAAGCGAGGGGCATGCAAGTGGTGGCCGGCAGTGGGCCGCAAGTGCTGATGAGCAGCACCGGCCAGGCCAGCGGCGCACTCATCGGACGACTGGATATCGCGCCAATCTACCAGGCCACTGAAGTGCACCAGATTCACACCTACCTGCTCAATCAGCAGGGTGAAGATGCGATGATCGAAGCCGAGCAGCAGCGCGATGAGTGGCTGGATGAGCTGACGGCGCAGGCCCGCGCATGTGTGAGGCAACGCAAGACGGTGCATTGA